The Drosophila nasuta strain 15112-1781.00 chromosome 2L, ASM2355853v1, whole genome shotgun sequence genome window below encodes:
- the LOC132798541 gene encoding phenoloxidase-activating factor 2-like, whose product MLCSWKIVLIPLLLTGFVVADTTDDDNDDYEKLDDLLGSLEEEQTTPETTEQPEPETTTRKCDKLDLDLEKNILEDKLKSLLNATPEQLVQLEAALNESFIKLSDQIHCTYLKKLVTESPITAIPKITTTTTTTTTTPAPTTTTTTTPAPTTPPSTTRSTTTTTTVAPIVQCGEDNENRCVAFWKCKSSRTLNDKYEIDITTRDECHYLETCCPYAEISNASRRFIKSVPSSCGYGTNNGVIMTIKGKRASESNFGEYPWTVGVFDMEDKYLFGGSLISIKVVLTSASELNSKHRKVRAGEWDMKTNKEALSYEERFVKETVIHHKFVFDVYANDVALLILEKPFKLLPHIRPICLASNIELNRKECIVTGWNDDTWAHQSIMRAMKLQLTQCNSFVHKTLLCVTGNNSDLTYGNGSPLVCPEQGSTNRYYQIGIWSHGISTNGTKFTDVQGQYEWIKTELADRSIFIS is encoded by the exons ATGTTGTGTTCATGGAAGATTGTTTTAATTCCTCTGCTCCTCACGGGCTTTGTAGTTGCGGATACAACAGACG ATGACAATGATGATTACGAAAAGTTGGACGACCTATTAGGATCGTTAGAAGAAGAACAAACTACGCCGGAAACAACAGAACAGCCGGAGCCTGAAACTACAACTAGAAAATGCGATAAACTCGATCTGGATTTGGAGAAAAACATTTTAGAAGACAAGCTGAAAAGTTTACTCAATGCAACGCCCGAACAACTTGTGCAATTGGAAGCCGCTCTCAATGAGTCATTCATCAAATTATCCGATCAAATTCATTGCACATATCTTAAAAAATTAG TAACAGAATCACCAATTACAGCGATcccaaaaataacaacaacaacaacaactaccaccACAACcccagcaccaacaacaactaccaccACAACACcagcaccaacaacaccaccatCAACGACAAGAAGcactacaacgacaacaaccgTAGCACCCATTGTGCAATGCGGTGAAGACAATGAGAATCGATGTGTTGCATTTTGGAAATGCAAGAGCTCCAGGACGCTGAACGATAAATATGAAATCGATATAACTACAAGAGACGAATGTCATTACTTGGAGACCTGCTGCCCCTATGCGGAGATT TCAAATGCTTCGAGACGGTTTATTAAATCAGTCCCCTCCAGTTGTGGCTATGGTACAAATAATGGTGTTATTATGACCATTAAGGGAAAAAGAGCGAGTGAATCGAATTTCGGAGAGTACCCCTGGACTGTTGGTGTATTTGACATGGAGGATAAATATCTCTTTGGTGGTTCATTGATCTCAATAAAGGTGGTGCTAACCAGCGCAAGTGAACTGAATTCAAAACACCGGAAGGTTCGAGCTGGTGAATGGGATATGAAAACCAACAAAGAGGCATTGTCATATGAGGAGAGATTCGTCAAAGAGACTGTGATACATCACAAGTTTGTTTTTGATGTCTATGCAAATGATGTGGCGTTGCTTATTTTAGAGAAACCATTCAAACTGTTACCGCACATTCGACCCATATGTTTGGCCAGCAACATTGAACTGAACAGGAAGGAATGCATTGTCACAGGCTGGAATGATGATACATGGGCGCATCAATCCATTATGAGAGCAATGAAACTTCAGTTAACTCAATGTAACAGCTTTGTACACAAAACTCTGCTGTGTGTAACAGGTAACAATTCGGATCTCACCTATGGAAACGGCTCACCTCTGGTATGTCCCGAACAAGGTAGTACCAATCGGTATTATCAAATTGGAATTTGGAGCCATGGAATCTCTACAAACGGAACGAAATTTACTGACGTTCAAGGTCAATATGAGTGGATAAAAACAGAACTTGCTGATCGTAGCATTTTTATTAgttaa